The proteins below come from a single Acanthopagrus latus isolate v.2019 chromosome 4, fAcaLat1.1, whole genome shotgun sequence genomic window:
- the il1fma gene encoding interleukin-1 family member A yields the protein MDLKDSLVKGGVLINHQIQEGKHQYEVENVVKYKRASGGKPFARRGDKLMQINGIDVQDLTPEELAQMLADGNPKLTVHKSGRMKEHPEPSSPAEETLRPFSKESTVLSFCMEMKREEDLEENEMEQDGEGRGHVGTEDACKDKENGECSSDLLIVTMTQTSISVVSGRGCEDGSPCQGCNGSGCTLNDVVVVAESSTVVLVPRGSGSFRVEKPSDVEIEHVATHYYLRGLCSQRALYASPNPEKITIYSYKSNFVEKIFRGMPVVLNFTGSNCFVRCCKEGDSVRLQVETCEKQSLMQISKSDANALSYVFYMKSDRSKQRKFESALHLGWFIQIVNTDFVDMGTWDEAEGERAFLFIIKK from the exons ATGGATCTGAAG GATTCTCTGGTAAAGGGAGGCGTGCTGATCAACCACCAGATTCAGGAGGGAAAGCACCAGTATGAGGTGGAGAATGTGGTGAAGTACAAGAGGGCGAGTGGAGGAAAGCCGTTTGCCAG gagaggagacaaactgATGCAGATAAACGGGATAGACGTGCAAGATCTCACACCTGAGGAGTTGGCACAAATGTTAGCTGATGGTAATCCAAAGCTG ACGGTGCACAAGAGCGGCAGGATGAAGGAGCACCCTGAGCCGTCCTCACCAGCTGAGGAAACTTTACGTCCCTTCTCCAAAGAGTCCACAGTGCTCAGTTTCTGcatggagatgaagagggaggaagaccTGGAGGAGAATGAGATGGAGCAGGATGGGGAAGGAAGAGGGCATGTGGGTACGGAGGATGCTTGTAAAGACAAAGAGAATGGGGAGTGTTCATCTGATCTGCTCATTGTCACCATGACGCAAACCAGCATCTCTGTGGTGAGCGGGAGGGGATGCGAGGACGGGAGCCCCTGTCAGGGGTGTAATGGGTCAGGATGCACCTTGAATGACGTGGTGGTGGTGGCCGAATCCAGCACGGTGGTGCTTG TTCCAAGAGGAAGTGGAAGTTTCAGAGTGGAGAAGCCGTCTGACGTAGAGATTGAACACGTGGCCACTCACTACTACCTCAGAGGTCTCTGCTCTCAAAGGGCCCTCTACGCTTCACCAAATCCAG AAAAGATCACCATCTACTCCTACAAGTCAAACTTTGTGGAAAAGATTTTCAGAGGGATGCCAGTGGTCCTAAACTTCACTGGCTCCAACTGCTTCGTCAGGTGCTGCAAGGAAGGAGACAGTGTGCGGCTGCAAGTGGAG ACGTGTGAGAAGCAGAGCCTGATGCAGATCTCCAAAAGCGATGCGAACGCCCTCTCCTACGTCTTCTACATGAAGTCCGACCGGTCAAAACAGAGGAAATTTGAGTCAGCGCTGCATCTCGGTTGGTTCATCCAAATCGTCAACACAGACTTCGTGGACATGGGAACCTGGGATGAGGCTGAGGGAGAGCGGGCgttcctcttcatcatcaagAAGTGA
- the zgc:113276 gene encoding uncharacterized protein zgc:113276, translated as MVTLDVLIIGGGPHALTLATLLSNPDPVPNSDPLSPSCSDPLGLQADPQTSNSKRCRGRRKRRATTGVTLEEQLTHSMTSERVVCPPLSLQVVDSYGEWTSLWESQFTALNIPHLRSHTLVHTDPLNKKALQEFALKYNRSAELHSLPDQVYILDDNAFFNDTRLGKKERKRLNVSSTLKKSLSFSLPGTKLSVDFFKEQVERYSLDRVLVKGTVEHVTPVMEEENDWTQEQEAKDELRVTERNGDGSRKRVKYFQVQLREGLVLKARQVVMATGPTRAQMANIPSWVKSIGESYPEERLQHTVRLMHCLTTARQQLQDCQRESETFLTQELCVVCEAGQRVMVVGGGLTSAHVVSIALQQGASHVTWVMRKHLQLKQFDVGDVESLVGRYSHVEHGIKMDGQAYLRQFYNERSLHKRLAMIRQARKGGAVTPEAYIHLQPFILSGQVDVKTYCEVSEARWCYRSQAWSLSLSTGERWTGDMIWLATGCKLDVRQDPLLSEVMREFPIQVMDGWPCISESLQWAEGCPLYLMGQYTALQVGPHAVNLAGGQAASMRIAKNIKLRQRQDDAECSELCAEKSKTEEYIQHMRGLLWL; from the exons atggtGACACTCGATGTGTTAATAATAGGGGGAGGCCCTCATGCCTTGACCCTCGCTACCTTGCTATCCAACCCTGACCCTGTTCCAAACTCGgaccccctctccccctcctgctcGGACCCTCTGGGGCTTCAGGCGGACCCGCAAACATCCAACAGCAAACGCTGCAggggcaggaggaagaggagggcaaCAACTG GCGTGACACTGGAGGAGCAACTAACACACTCAATGACATCAGAGAGGGTTGTTTGCCCCCCGCTGAGTCTCCAAGTGGTAGACTCCTACGGAGAGTGGACCTCTCTGTGGGAGAGCCAGTTCACAGCTCTGAACATCCCTCAcctgcgctcacacacactggtgcACACAGACCCTCTCAATAAG AAAGCTCTGCAGGAGTTTGCTTTAAAGTATAATCGCTCAGCCGAACTGCACAGTCTTCCAGACCAGGTCTACATTCTGGACGACAATGCATTTTTTAACGACACGAGGCTCGGCAAGAAGGAGAGGAAACGGCTCAACGTCTCGTCAACACTCAAGAAGAGTTTATCCTTCAGTCTGCCAGGAACCAAACTAAGTGTGGATTTCTTTaaagagcag GTGGAGAGATACAGCTTGGACAGAGTGCTGGTGAAGGGAACGGTGGAGCATGTCACACCTGTGATGGAAGAAGAAAATGACTGGACACAGGAGCAGGAAGCAAAGGATGAACTGAGAGTGACTGAAAGGAACGGAGACGGTTCGAGAAAGAGAGTGAAATATTTTCAAGTCCAACTTCGGGAGGGCCTCGTCCTGAAAGCCCGTCAGGTCGTTATGGCAACAGGTCCAACGCGTGCCCAGATGGCGAACATCCCTTCATGGGTGAAAAGTATTGGAGAGAGCTACCCAGAGGAGCGTCTGCAGCACACGGTGCGCTTGATGCACTGCCTGACAACTGCTCGGCAGCAACTTCAagactgtcagagagagagtgagacattTTTAACTCAAG AGCTGTGTGTAGTGTGTGAGGCAGGGCAGAGAGTAATGGTAGTTGGTGGAGGTCTGACCAGCGCTCATGTCGTCTCCATCGCCCTGCAGCAAGGTGCCAGCCATGTGACATGGGTCATGAGGAAGCACCTGCAG TTGAAACAGTTTGACGTGGGTGACGTGGAGAGCCTGGTGGGTCGGTACTCCCATGTGGAGCACGGCATCAAGATGGACGGCCAAGCGTACCTGCGACAGTTCTATAACGAGCGGAGTCTCCACAAACGGCTGGCTATGATCCGCCAGGCGAGGAAAGGAGGGGCCGTCACCCCAGAGGCCTACATCCACCTGCAGCCGTTCATCCTGAGCGGACAGGTGGACGTCAAGACTTACTGTGAG GTGAGTGAAGCCAGATGGTGCTACAGGAGCCAAGCCTGGAGTCTGTCCCTCAGCACAGGAGAGCGCTGGACAGGAGACATGATTTGGCTCGCAACCGGCTGCAAACTTGATGTCAGACAAGACCCGCTGCTTTCTGAGGTGATGAGGGAATTCCCCATTCAG GTGATGGATGGTTGGCCGTGCATCTCAGAAAGCTTACAGTGGGCAGAAGGGTGCCCGCTCTACCTCATGGGGCAGTACACCGCTCTCCAG gtTGGACCTCACGCAGTCAACCTGGCTGGCGGGCAGGCTGCCAGTATGCGAATCGCCAAGAACATCAAACTCCGTCAACGACAGGATGATGCAGAGTGTTCAGAGCTGTGTGCGGAGAAATCTAAAACTGAGGAATATATTCAACACATGCGGGGCCTGCTATGGCTTTAA
- the pir gene encoding pirin, whose amino-acid sequence MNVRRVERTVLSVEQTEGVGARVRRSIGRKELRNLDPFLMLDEFRVSKPAGFPDHPHRGFETVTYVLEGVTAHEDFCGHSGRLKPGDLQWMTAGKGVVHAEMPVSEEPVVGLQLWVNLPRRDKMVEPAYQELKGSEIPKPSKGGVTVSVISGEALGVKSKVFTRTPTLYLDFTLQAGALHVQPVPSGWTAFIYTLSGSIHVGPDQEQQRVEPHHTVVFGDGDCVKVQNKGSEASHFVLIAGEPIKEPVVQHGPFVMTTEEEIRQTISDYQTCRNGFERAGNWRSKIRDSF is encoded by the exons ATGAATGTGAGGAGAGTGGAGAGGACGGTACTGAGCGTGGAGCAGACGGAGGGAGTCGGTGCTCGTGTCCGCAGGAGCATCGGTAGAAAGGAG CTGAGAAACTTGGATCCTTTCTTGATGTTGGATGAGTTCCGAGTGAGCAAGCCGGCAGGTTTCCCAGACCATCCTCACAGAGGGTTTGAGACA GTAACATATGTGTTGGAAGGGGTCACGGCCCATGAAGACTTCTGTGGTCATTCAGGACGACTGAAACCTGGAGATCTGCAA TGGATGACTGCAGGAAAGGGGGTGGTCCATGCTGAGATGCCCGTGTCGGAGGAGCCGGTGGTGGGCTTACAGCTGTGGGTCAACCTGCCCAGACGGGACAAGATGGTGGAACCAGCGTACCAGGAACTCAAAGGCTCAGAGATCCCCAAACCCAGCAAGGGAGGAGTCACCGTGTCTGTGATATCTGGAGAGGCTTTAGGagtaaag tctaAGGTCTTTACGAGGACACCGACCTTGTACCTTGACTTCACACTGCAGGCAGGAGCTCTTCATGTGCAGCCTGTGCCGTCAG gaTGGACTGCCTTCATCTACACACTATCAGGATCCATTCATGTTG GTCCAgatcaggagcagcagagggtaGAGCCCCATCACACTGTGGTGTTTGGAGATGGAGACTGTGTCAAAGTTCAGAACAAG gGCTCTGAAGCTTCCCATTTTGTGCTCATCGCTGGAGAACCTATCAAAGAACCTGTTGTACAACACG GTCCATTTGTAAtgaccacagaggaggagatcagACAGACTATCAGTGACTACCAGACATGCAGAAATGGCTTTGAAAGAGCTGGTAACTGGAGGTCCAAGATCAGAGACTCCTTCTGA